Genomic segment of Arachis hypogaea cultivar Tifrunner chromosome 16, arahy.Tifrunner.gnm2.J5K5, whole genome shotgun sequence:
AAAAGCTGGTGCCTAGAATCTCGGTTATGGGATACACTCTTAGCATTGAATATGAAGGTCTTCACCTTATTTGTTTCGAGTGCGGGAAATATGGACACAAATCGGGCTAATACCTTAAGGTAGTTGCCGACGAGAATGTCCAACCGGGAGTGGCTGATCTTGATGATCTAAAAGGGAAGGCAATCAATCAGAACGTGGACATTAATTCGAGTTAACACGAGAATCAGGGCAATAAAGAAAATCAGCGGATTCAGCGGGCTAATCAAGACCCTCCGGATTTCAGACGTTAGATGATGGTGAGAAAGCAAATTAGAAGAAAGCAAGAGAAAATCTCACTGGAAAATAAAAGAGTGAATAATATGAATGACAATTCCAATAATGGAAATGTTTCCAAAAATGGGTTTAAATCTTCGATGGAAGGTGGATCAAGATTTAATATCCTGACAGCAGAAGATGATGAAATGGGAATAGAGAATGAAGCGGGATTTTCGCAATCGGATTTGAGTCATGTCAATGTTGTGGAGGTTCATCCCAATGACATAAACAATACTACTATAGTAGCCATGCAAACTGGGCCAAGCTCCTTGCAGGCCTAAAGCTTTCCTTCCCTAGGGAGTATTGTCCAAAAAAAGGTGATGAGGCCAGGAGCGGGAAAAAACCCACAAGGGCCAAGAAAAATTCGGGTATCTGTATTGGGCTCATCCTCCCCAAAAAATGATTCAAGACCAAACAAAAGTATTAGAAAAAGATCCCTGTGAATGCAAGCAACATAGCTGAATCTTTCCAAGCCAAGACCTCCGCCTCGAGGAACCGTAATACCCAAACTATAGAAATGGTGATGCTGGAGAGCATAAGAGAAATAAATCGCCAACAAATTGAGGCTTACGAAATCTCCAAGAAACTTTCTGATGTGCTCGAAAATCATGTGGTTGTTAACACCTTCATTTCTTAGCAACCCCTGTCCCAGCAAAGGGTGGTGGAAGTGATGGACAAAGGAGTTAAGGAGGTCCCTTCTGATCTAACTTGGAGTAGCACAGCAGGGGAATCAAATTCAGAAAAAGGAGGAATGAAGGTTATCCCTTCGGTTCGGATCCCTTTGACGGGTAAGCCTAGTTCTCAGAACTTGGGCTAAGGTTGCTGGGTCTGTTTGATCTCCCTTCTCATGATGTTTACCATGAATATCATTGTTTGGAATTGCCGTGGAGCGGGGGTAAAGCCTTTGCCACCCTTATCAGAGATATTAGGAGAGATTATGAGGCTCATTTCATTGTTTTACTCGAAATCCACATCTGTGGGGACTGTGGGAAAATTGTTAGAGATAGAATAGGCTTTGATAAGTGTTGTGTTGAAGAGGCCAAAGGCCACTCTGGTGGCATCTAGTGCCTCTAGGACTCGGATTTTTGGAAAGTGGATGCCATTTTTCAGAATTCTCAGCTCATTCATTTAAAAGTTGAACATAAAGACTCTATGCCTTGGTTGCTCACTGTTATTTATGGGAGTCCCCAGCGTTTGATTTGAAAAGCTCTTTGGGATAATCTGAAAATATTGAGTAACTCCATTAATTTTATCCTGGTGTGCGATTAGGAATTTCAATGCCTTGCTCCATGGAAAGGGAGTGTGGGACGGAATCAACATTCTGCATGTATGGAGTTTAAATATTGCGTTCAGGAGTGTGGCCTTATTGACTTGAGTTACTCAGGCTCTCCCTTTACGGGGAAAAGAGGCAGCTTAATTGAAAGACTTGATAGAGGTCTCTACAACATTGACTAGAAGGTGACCTTTCCGGATGCTTGTGTCAAGCATTTACCTCGCCTCAAGTCTGACCATTCCCCTTTGCGCCTTCAGCTTTCAACTCCAGTTGTGCCTAATAGAAGACGCAGATCCTTTAGATTATTGGCTCATGCATCCAGATTTTGAGAGACTGGTTTCTCCTAGCTGGAATTTTAGAAATTCTTAGGATGATTGTGTGAAAGAATTTCAACTATCTCTAAAACATTAGAACACCAATGTCTatgaaaatatttataaaaagaaaacaaagatccTGAGAAGGCTTCATGGCATCAATAACATTCCGAGCGGAAGAAATAAccattttttggaaaaaaaaactcCAGAAAGATCTTTGGGCTGAGTATGAGAAAATTTTAGCGCAAGAGAAATTTCTGTGATTTCAAAAATCAAGATGtaattggattgaatttggagaCCACAATACCAAGTATTTTCATGGAACAACTATAGCAAGAAGAAGGAGGAATAAAATTGTCTCTTTGCAGGAGGAAGACGGGACTTGGGTGTCTGGGTGTCTGACTAAGAGTCTCTTGAGAGGATGGTCACTACCTTTTATATCAATTTGTATACTGATGATCAACCTAATGCTCCTTTCATCTTAAAAGGTGCCTTCCTTGCCTTGTCAGATGAAGATTGTGATCTGATTGGAAGGATCTTTAATCCTATTGAAATTAAAGATGCTCTGTTTAGTATGGGGGGAAGGCTAAAAACTCCGGATACTGCTGGTATTCAAGCTATCTTCTATCAGGATAAATGAGATACTGTTGATACGGATCTTTTCCATTTGGTTGAGGAAGTCTTCCAGGATTCATAGGCGGTGACCAGCATTAATGAAATGCTTATTACTTTAATTCTGAAAGCTAATCAAGTATCTTCCCTTAAACAGATGCTGCCTATAAGTCTTTGCATTGTGTCCTACAAAGTTATTGCTAAGGTTCTGGCTAAAAGGATTCGGAGTTGCATGGAAAAGTTAATTAAGCCGACTCAATCTAGTTTTGTTCCGGGGAGGCAGACTTCTGATAATATTGTCATCACGCAAGAAGTGATTCATTCCACGAGGAATAAGAAAGGGGTGATCGGTTGGATGACCATCAAGATCGATttagaaaaagcttatgataggcTTAAGTGGAGTTTCATTAGAGACATTCTTCATGATATTGGCTTTCCTCAACACATTATTCATCTGATTAGCGTCTGCATTTCCACTGCAAAGATGAGGGTATTGTGGAACAGAGAGGCTTTAGAGGAATTCTCCCCTACTAGAGGCATTCGGAAGGGGGATCCTTTATTGCCCTACATTTTTGTTCTCTGCATGGAAAGGCTCTCGCAGCTTATTAGTGTGGCAATGGACCTTGACATCTGGAAGCCTATTTGTCTTAATCGTGAGGGGCCTAAGCTCTCCCATTTGTGCTTCGCGAATGATCTTATCCTTTTTGCGGAAGCCAACATGGACCAGGCGCGAGTTATCAAGCAAGTGTTGGACGAATTCTGTGCTAGCTCTATACAGAAAATTAGTAGTGAGAAAATTCATATCCTCTTCTCTCAAAATGTGAAAAACAGTGTCAGGAAAGAGATCAGTGAATCCCTCCAGTTCACTAGAACAAATGATCTCGGAAAATATCTGGGTGTTCCTATCCTTCACGAAAGGGTTAGCAAGAACACTTATAGTGgtattattataaaaatgaaGTCCAGATTAAATCGTTGGAaggaaaattctctctctctcttgctggACGATCAACCCTGATGAAATCTGTTCTTTCATCTTTACCTTCTTATACTATGCAAACTGCTCTCTTGTCGAtatctatttataatattattgatCAAAATTACAGGAATTTTATCTGGGGAGAGACTGAGCACAGTAAAAAACCTCATCCGATGAGCTGGAGGAAGTTAAGGGAACCAAAAAACTCTGAGGGGATTGGAGTATGCCATGCTAGGGACTTGAATCAGGCGTACATGATGAAAATTGGGTGGGGTCTAGTTGAGAAGAACAACAGTCTTTGGGCCAAAGTGCTTAGGTCCAAGTACAAGTTTGGAAGTCATATTCTCCCTATTGTCTAAAGAAGGAGTAAGGATTCGAACTTATGAAAGGGGGCTTTCTCTTCTTGGGATAAATTGAAAAGCAATACGATTTGAAGGATTGGGGATGgctcaaaaattttgatttttgaaatcaccAGTGGGTTCCGACTGTAGGACATCTTAAACAGCATGCTGTAAGTAGTGAGTTCAATTCCAATTTATCTACTAATGACTTTCTCTCGGTTTCAGGTGCGTGGGATAAAAGAAAGTTCAGGGACTGGTTGCCGGAGGATATCGTGAAGAGAATAATGGCCATGGCTCCTCCTTCTCCTTGGAGAGACGTTGATCGATTAGGTGGGGGCTGTCGCAAGATGGATCTTTTAACCTAAAATTAGCTTACAATTCCTTATGCGAAGAGTTCCCCCTCCTAATTTGTTGTCCAATCGTATTTGGAGGTGGGGAGGTCCGGAAAGAGTGCATTACTTTCTCTAGCTGGTGGCAAACGATGCTATTTTAACAAATTACAATAGAAAAAGAAGACATATGACTATGTACTCCTCTTGCCCGAGATGTAATGCAGCAGACGAGACAACTTTGCATGTGTTTCGAGACTATTTTTTGGCCAAAGAGATCTAGAGTCGTCTCATTCCACAGGAGTacataaatacttttttttatccTTGATCTTCAAGCTTGGTTGACTTTTAATCTGTCCAAAAATCGCACAGTGGGGGAGAGGATCTTTGGTATCGTTGCTTCGTCCCTATGGTATGCAAAGAATTTGCTGATTTTTAAAGGGAAATACACCTCGCAGTATGCGTTGGTTCACTCTATCTAGGCTCGGTCAAGGAAGATAGAGAGTACCTCTTCTAAGTTACTAAAGCACAGGAACTTGAACATCAGTACAAAGCGTTTGATTGGATGGGAACCACCTCAAGAGATGTTTATCAAGATTAATGTCGATGGGTCCTTCTATAATCATAACAACAATGCAGCTTGCGGTGGCGTTCTTAGAGATTCCTTAGGAAGATTTGTGAAAGGTTCCTCCTGCAATCTGGGAAATTGTTCCATAATGCATGCTGAATTATGGGCAGTGATAAAAGGGTTGCAATTAGCTATGGCAAATGAATTGAATCACATTATTATAGAATCGGATTCTCATATGGCTATCAACATGATTAAGAACGGGTGCTCGTCTAATCATCCCTGCTTCCTCCTAATCCAAGATATCCTTGTTTTGTCTCGCCACATACAGGAGATTAATTGGCGTCACAACCTTTGAAAAGTAAATTTGGTAGCTGGTTGTCTGTTTAAGCAGGATCAGAGTCTATTGTTAGGAATTCATATATATGATACCCCTCTTCTTGCTATAGTTTATTCTCTTATTTCTGATTGTATGAGTGTTGTTAGGACAAGAAGTTCTGTCTAGACCtctccttatttttctcttttactgTTTGAGATTCATCTGTCTAAAAATTTCTACTAGCTGTCCAAATTTTTCCAGCAGAACGTGAGGTAGCGAGTGAGTCACCCTTAAATTCGGATCGAGTGTCCCGTCGGATCGGTGGTCCATAGTCAGACCGAAATTCTTATCGGATTGAACTAGACATAtctaattaaattgtattatattttattaaagtcacattaaaaaatttaaagtttaatatTTATCAATACTCGCAtgcatctaatttttttttctgaaaaaggaaataaataaaaatgagataGAGACAAAAAGCGATTTATGACTTTTATCAAAGTAGAACAGAAGACAGGGGATGGGAGAAGAATCTCCCCCCTACATAGAGCCATTGTCATctctaataaagaaaaaaaaaatatttgggaGAAAACTGTTTCCGCCTATGAGTGGGAAAGATGAGTGATGATTACTGTTGAGTCCCAAAGAGGACCCAACCCCACAACATGGCCACAGATACAGTACACTGACACTGCCTTTGGTGCAATTCATCGTATTCTGTGCACCAATTTGCAATTATAATACTCCAAAATAATATATCTCCTCAGTCCTCACtactatttaataaaaaaaaaaaagaaaaagaaaaagcatatcTTTTATGAGAATGACAAGAGAAATGGGGTCACTGCATTATAAAAATGATAGTGTCCTTTTCCTACTTTTGTCTTTATTTAGTATTTCCTTACATCACTTTTCCCCTCaattttttttcacatatataaatcattaaattctctctctctctttctaagTCTTCATAATCATCAAAGCTCTTAAAATCTCAAACACTTTGGCTGCTCTCtccattctcttcctcttctttcttttctcactGAAGCTTAGATTTTccaagacaaaataaaaataataggaaagaaagaaagaaaaaatgtatGCAGAAACTGGTCTTTTCTTCCCGTATTTGCAGAACTTCTCTCAAGAGCTTCAACAGCTTGAGGAGTATTGCATGAACCAGAAATCCATTGATTCAATGGTACCTATATAACTCTCTTATTAATGCTTTTACTTTGTTCAATTTTCTTCAGCACCGCTTGCTTCATCTGCATTTGACCTAATGAGCTCTTCTACTTGCATGAACTAATTGAAATCTCAAAATTGAGTTGCTTGATTCATAGTACTAAGTTTGATGAGAAGAAAATTGAGTAGTTGatacttatttaatttttgtcaatttatttatttaacaccatgtttttttttatcattattattatttcgtTTTGATCGTTCGCACCATCTCATTCAGAATGTTTTCACAGCTGGAGTTGGCTTTTATATGCTGGATCTGGAAAAAGtgttacaaaaaaaaagaaaaaaaaaagaagcattgATGGAAAGTGTTATTAGTTGTGATACTTCCGTGTTCTGtgcaatttctttctttcttctatttttaaattttaattttaatatttttggggATGAAGTGTGAACTCATAGTGGGGCTTGTCTTTTTGTGCCGCACTGAGGGAGGTTGATTGAAGGGGAAAAAATTAaagttcttttattattattctcttttttctttatggCAATGATAAAGAAAAGGGTTAGAGGAAAAGGACTAGTTTATGCTCAACTTAATAGCTTCATCATGGCTTTGTCTCGCACTAAAATTTTGTAGTTGGAGGAGAAAGGAGGCGATTATCATGCTAGTTTGCTTCTATTTCTCTGCACtacacaattttaaaataataaagtcagtaataaacaaataaataaagtaCTTAAAAATTATTAGTAAGTGGGGttgtttcaactttcaaaatgACATGGATTAGTGTTTTGGTCATTGAAGTTTGAAACAACACTTTAGTCTCAAGCTTAAGATACTTTGATACTTGTTcactttattcatttatttactaGTTCCGGGTTATTATTATTACTGTtgctctttatttttttatattttaataaatcaatgtatttagatataattttgttttggtaCACTTTTTAATGTATCAAAGAACTAAAAGTGACAGATATGGTGAAAAGATTTTagtattttccctccaaattgttaacaaaaattttgatccTATAATGAGATACCTGAAGCTATGGGCATGTTCCTCTGATGCTAGTTTCAATGTTTTCAGCCATCAACACATGGACTCATTCAAAGTCACAGCTTTTGGGGGGTGAAGCATGATGATCTTTGAACTAGCACTCATGTAACTAAATTCCAATTCAAATAAAAACTTGATCTGATCTCTTCTCTTGCTTCTCGCTCTTCCTTTCCCCGTGTGACGGTCTCAGCTGAATTTGTGCCCTTTTCATTGTTGATGCAAGGCTTCTGTTATGTTGTAGTTTCGCTACTATATATATCATACTTAATAATACAATAAAACTATTTAGTAATTGGCTCAGGGACACACACAAATATGACTCACAATACAAGTGGTCTTCTTTctgttcttttttcttattttgattgCTCTTCCTGTTTTTATTTATAACAAGTATTAAAGAAAAATGATCATTATTGACCTCAGATTAAGCACCATTGAATTGCTCATTGTGTTTCGTTGCGGCTGTGGAGGGCCACACTTAAATTGCTATTAACATTAATAATACATTGATTATGATGTTTACTGCCACTATGTTTATATTAAGTGTTTGATATCTTCTGTATTTAATCTTTTTTATCTTAAAGCTGAAATTTATACATATTATGTTTCTGAATTATCTGTTGTTTACTTTTTGTTTCCTTGTGTTTGATGCAGAGTGACCTTGCTCAATCTTCAGCAATGACAGAGTATGATCTGTTAGTAGAAGGAGATTTGTTCAAAGCACCGGAACCTATCATAGAAGAACCACTGATAGATGTGGATCCAATGACTGCAGCAGCCATCTCAATGATATCTTGCGGGGAAGATGTATCCTCACAGGGTCTAGAATCTCAGGACATCGACATTCTTCAGAACGATAATCAGCTCTTGAGTGAGGTGTTCTACGAGTGCAAAAAGGATCTCATAGAGAAGGCAGCGATAGAGTCACCGCTGTCTGATAtattggaaatcaatattcctgcTCTGAATGTAGATGACAGTTTCACTCAAGAAAATAAACCAATTCCTGATGTGCCATTGGCCAAGAGTGTCAGTTCTAGAAGCTTGAGTGCAATGGATTGGATGAATTCTGTTGGCATGAAGCCTACTTTTCTAGAATTCCCTGGAATTGATTTCAATGAGGTTTATGGCATGCGACGAGCATTTAGTGAGGGAGATATAAAGGTTAGTAGGCTCAAGACCTAACAAGACCAATAAAGAATTTCAATCAATTCATCTCTTATCAGTTGGTTTGCTATAAAGGAATTCTGTAATTACCTTAATCTGATTGATCACTTAGAATTAacaaattgatgcattttttgtttaCAGACACTTGGTAATGGAAACATGAATGTTGCTCAATCTCCCCATGATAGGCCTTCTCTTCTTAGCAACTGCACCAGCGAGGAACGGCAAGAAAAACTCTCGAGATATAGAAACAAGAAGACAAAGAGAAATTTTGGAAGGAAGATTAAGGTAACTTTTCAGTTTTGCCGCCATTTTGATAATTAAGAATTTCACAAGCAAATGCCTTGAAAATTCTTATGTATTGGATTGCCTCACATCACATGTGCCTTCAATTTTTGTAAGATTGTATAAGAAATACTAGGTAAGGTGGCAATATCAAGAAAAAAGAATGAGGGTTAAACAATGTAGAAATACTAGTTGTCAAAACCAATTATTTACATAGCTTAAGTAATTTAACAGGcatcaaacttttttttttaatcatgcaTAATTCCATTGACACTATAATTTGCTTTTGTTTCCAGTATGCTTGCAGGAAGGCACTCGCCGACAGCCAGCCAAGAATCCGCGGAAGGTTTGCAAAGACGGAAGAATCCGACATAAAGAGGCAATGAATCTTAACCCTGATTTTGATGGAAGCAATTAGGAAAATCATCAACCAAGCATCTATATCGGATCAAGAAGAGAAGAGCTTATTAATAGAATATGTGCGTATAATGGTAGACTTAGTGGAGTTTGTATTATTAACTTGAACAGATATAGATGGCTGAATAAGACCGAACCTCCATAAAACTCCTTAGGGGAAGTTCACTTTCAACTCTCAATCTACTGTaatagcctttttttttttttacggaaGTGATCTTCCTTGTTCATCTGTAAATAGGTTTGTTGAATAAAAGGGAAAAGAGGAGTGTATCATGTTCAATTATGTATAATGATATGCCATTTTTTTTCGTCTATTTTGTCAATGTCTGTATTCTTAGTTTGACTTCATGGTCTTTAACTCTATATTCAAACTTTAGTCTCATGCCAAACTGAACGGACCTATTTTTTCCTTTCAAATTTTATAGTCTTTCTTATCAAACTTCTTTGTACACGAGAGGATCTTGTTTAGATTGTTCGCACCTGAACGCACCGTTATTGTCATATTAAAgtaaaccatacaattaagccaCTTCGACCACAAAAATAAccagagttaaaaaaaaaaaaaaaaaacctgctcTAATCCAGTAGAGAAAACAAAGGATGCCAACTGCAGACAACTGTAAAAACTGTAACATTAACACCTTTATCTAGCATTCAGCAAATACAAATTATCATTTCCATCCATAAATAACACAAGCTAGCTAGTAAACACATCGAAACGATGCCATATGCTTTGCTAAGTGGCAGACAATAAATTAAGACCAAATTAAACTGTTAAAGGCCAAATTTCAtcctattttttttacaataacttaaaaagaaataataataataataataataataataataataataataataataataatattaatatttaattatagctTGATTAGAGTACGCAAGTACTCTACATACAAAACTAAGTGACAAAACCATTTCTCTATGTGCTTGTTAGTGTGTGTCCATGTTTACCAGAATCCAACACTTTTCTTGTCTCGAGACCCATCTGCAATCCAATAAAGATAAAAGTTTAAACAAGAGATAATACGAATTTTTAGCTTCATCAACAGTGTATTATGCATGGATGGGGTCAAAAAGGAAAGAGACTTCTTTTTTGGGATGTATAAATAAACAAGaacttaattattatatattgacatcaataaaaataaataaataaataataattatcgaGCAACAACAGCATGGGAATTCTCAATTTATCTAATGActtttaagaaaataaatgatTAACTACAATTTGTTTGCTCAAACCCTACGTATAAATTAGATCCAATACATTTTCAAGGTCAAGAATTCTCAAGAGTGAAATTTGCTTCATATTCTTTTTTACCCTCTTCCCCAGGTTTTACCAAAATAACAAACAAGACAATGCAGTATTACAATTGAAAGCAAATGCATCAGCATATATGACAGATGATGAccgtaaaaatataaaataaaatgagttaaaCCAAAAGTACAACTAGTTTCTACTATAAGCTTGAATAAAGTCATGAAAGTCTCAAAAAGAGGCTAGAACTCTTACCTATTTACATCAGCGCCCTGAAGTATTACAAGCAACTTAACAAAACTATCAAAATTGACAATTCAAGGAAGGGGTCAAATTCAAGCTGATATCACCATAAGGCTGTTCTTGATGTACGTCAATATGTCCATAACTCTTCAAAACCTATAATGCAACATTCAAATTGGCATCACCAAGAAAAGACTAAAttctatgagagagagagagagagagagagagagagagagagagagagagagagggggggggggacACTCCATTGTTCACAAGAATAAATAAGTACAATTTGTAGGACTTTTTGTGAGGATTATGCTATGGTGAAGAATGCTTTTCAAtggagattttttttttaaataagagaaAAGGTCACCCAAAAAAATCATCTTCTCTATAAATTTAGTGTGAATCTTCATTCTTCACCAAAGAAATTTCCCTTTTGTTACTACCGGTCAACAAAACACTAAAATGCTATATCTCTATTCACAATCCACTACTGGTCCAATTAACATACACACAATCATAAGCCACTAGTCTTAAGTCATAAAGAAAACCCACAGCAAGTCATATCTAATTggaaaaaacaaagagaaaattagaaaaatactCTAGTCTCTACTATCTAAATGTTAAGTAATAATTGTATGATCAGTATCCTCTTGCATATTCATGTTGCATAACTATGGTGTTAAGTATCCAAGGAAAGTGGGAAACCACACCTTAAAAGCTAGCTGTTAAGGAAGAAGAACCACTCTCCTTATATACAAGTCCCTAACAATACACCGGCCCTGGAGAGCCGACGTCCACAGCGGCTTCCATGGCGCCGACAACCAGGCCCTGATACCATTGTTAAATATATAAGGAAAGTGGGAAACCACACCTTAAAAGCTAGCTGTTAAGGGGGAAGAACCACTCTCCTTATATACAACATCAAGCATCCCACACTACCCGATGTGGGACTTTGAGCAcccataatacccaagtccctaACATATGGTTATTATGTAAAATTTGGAAATGTTACTGAAAACTCACCAATATGCTATAGAACATGCAAGCAGAGATCCTTCTAGTTTTCCCTTCCAAGATCTTATTCAAGCTGAGATCTTCAGCAGGGTCCTCCAAAATTGGGGCAATTCGACTTTTGAAAAATTCAGCTACAGCCCTAGAGTTAAACAAGTCGAGAATATTAGCTCAAAGCAGGGGACTTAAACAACTAGTACATCAATAACACCTGAGCCCTATCACACTAAATAAAGCCAACTACATTTGATGAGGCCATAATGCCAAATCATAAATAACATTCACATTTACACATTACAAATTAAATCTTTCTAATAGTTTCACCCATGATTTGTCGAGCCCCTCTCTACTCTTACCGTCCTTACTGTGGGTTACTAAAGGATCTCCACACATACCCAAACCACCTAACATGAAAGTCTACCGTACTTCCCCCATCAACATCATTGACAAAAGAGTGCCTTTACTTGTTATGATTCTTTTGCATAATCACCACCATCAATCCCAAATATATCCAATTCCTAAAAGTAACCATTTTTTTCCATACTTACTCTTGCTTGATATCTTATGTTTGAATTTCCACTTACATATTATGATAAGTCAAATAAATAATCTATTCTAGCCCATGAAAGAGGGAAACCAAAGGCCAGAGATCATATGATGTAGAAGTACACTAGGTAAACTGGAACTATTCAAGTTCCCAGACTACATGAAGAATGAGATAAAATACTAAAAGCAGATAAAATTAATTGTTCATGTAAAACTTGTAATTTGAATCACAAAGCAATTGAAATAGCATGTAAAATAAGTAATGATACAGCAATAAATGCATGCACCTTTGCACATTCTTTATCCATCAAATCCATCTCTCAATCTCTCATGTAGTCAACAGAGGCTCTATGGAAAGGTGTATTGGCTGACAAAGGATGAATATGAACATAAGTTCAGCATGGCTGGGATGATGATGCTTAGAGTAGTACCCATTGTTGAAAAGATTGTAGAATTTCGTattaggtggtttggacatgtggagAGAAAGCAAGTAGAGCATCTAGTGAGAAAGGTGGATTAGAAGGAAGACAGACAAGTGGTTAGAAATAGAGGAGGAAGACTTATAAACACTCTACATTAAGTGGCTACGTGAAATCTGTGTGAACAATCTTACTACAAACATGATAGATAATAGAGTACAATGAAGTTTGATCTATGTAATCTACCCCACCTAGTGGgataagactttgttgttgttattgttctcTCATGACTCTTCATTTTATTAACTTCAAAATTCGTTCAGGAAAATAAAGGGACTTGGGCAGTATTTATACAGCTACCTATTTAGCAACACAAGCTACATCTAAAAAATTTGAAGCCTCAAATGTGTAGCTTAAAAACATTTTCAAAATCCTTCTTAAAGAGACTTAATTGACATTATATGACTACCAAAACCAAAC
This window contains:
- the LOC112755336 gene encoding uncharacterized protein isoform X1; the protein is MYAETGLFFPYLQNFSQELQQLEEYCMNQKSIDSMSDLAQSSAMTEYDLLVEGDLFKAPEPIIEEPLIDVDPMTAAAISMISCGEDVSSQGLESQDIDILQNDNQLLSEVFYECKKDLIEKAAIESPLSDILEINIPALNVDDSFTQENKPIPDVPLAKSVSSRSLSAMDWMNSVGMKPTFLEFPGIDFNEVYGMRRAFSEGDIKTLGNGNMNVAQSPHDRPSLLSNCTSEERQEKLSRYRNKKTKRNFGRKIKYACRKALADSQPRIRGRFAKTEESDIKRQ
- the LOC112755336 gene encoding uncharacterized protein isoform X2, whose translation is MTEYDLLVEGDLFKAPEPIIEEPLIDVDPMTAAAISMISCGEDVSSQGLESQDIDILQNDNQLLSEVFYECKKDLIEKAAIESPLSDILEINIPALNVDDSFTQENKPIPDVPLAKSVSSRSLSAMDWMNSVGMKPTFLEFPGIDFNEVYGMRRAFSEGDIKTLGNGNMNVAQSPHDRPSLLSNCTSEERQEKLSRYRNKKTKRNFGRKIKYACRKALADSQPRIRGRFAKTEESDIKRQ